One genomic window of Tenacibaculum tangerinum includes the following:
- a CDS encoding RtcB family protein, protein MGKKLKGKDLINLGFPKNNSINIALGQINRYRKKEKKERILEEAKDVLLHPENYQGNAIWGKVAEGLTKPVEVKMHQLRNTRAPFSIYGENEIDEQAKYQLYDALKLPIAVQGALMPDAHSGYGLPIGGVLATENAVIPYGVGLDIGCRMALSILPMKASYLKGKQHQLENILKEHTKFGMYETHDKKQDHEIFERKEFQDIPLVKKLKTKAYNQLGTSGGGNHFVEFGIVNITDENNEFNVPVGEYVGLLTHSGSRGLGANIAKHYTYLATKQCPLPKNVQHLAWLDLNTHDGQEYWLAMNLAGDYAKACHDSIHKRITKLLGVKPLTMIENHHNFAWKEQVHGEERIVHRKGATPAGKGVLGIIPGSMTAPGFIVRGLGNQESLQSASHGAGRKHSRRKCKEKFTKSDIKHQLKMNDVTLIGGGVDEAPMAYKNIKKIMANQQELVEVVGTFTPKIVRMDR, encoded by the coding sequence ATGGGGAAAAAATTAAAAGGGAAAGACCTAATCAATTTAGGATTTCCAAAGAATAATAGCATAAACATCGCCTTAGGGCAAATTAACCGATACAGAAAAAAAGAAAAGAAAGAGCGTATTTTAGAAGAAGCAAAAGACGTGTTGCTTCATCCAGAAAACTATCAAGGAAATGCGATTTGGGGGAAAGTTGCAGAAGGTTTAACAAAACCAGTAGAAGTTAAAATGCATCAATTACGAAATACGAGAGCACCCTTTTCAATTTACGGAGAAAACGAAATTGATGAGCAAGCAAAGTATCAATTGTACGATGCATTAAAACTACCCATAGCAGTGCAAGGCGCATTAATGCCCGACGCACATTCGGGTTACGGTTTGCCCATAGGAGGTGTTTTAGCAACAGAGAATGCTGTAATTCCTTACGGTGTAGGATTGGATATTGGGTGTAGAATGGCATTGAGTATTCTTCCAATGAAAGCATCGTATTTAAAAGGGAAGCAACACCAACTAGAAAATATTTTAAAAGAACACACCAAGTTTGGAATGTATGAAACACATGATAAAAAACAAGATCATGAAATTTTTGAACGAAAGGAATTTCAAGACATTCCATTAGTAAAAAAGTTAAAAACAAAAGCATACAACCAATTAGGAACTTCTGGAGGTGGAAATCACTTTGTGGAGTTTGGAATTGTAAACATAACAGATGAGAACAATGAATTTAATGTTCCAGTAGGTGAATACGTAGGATTACTAACGCATAGCGGATCAAGAGGTTTAGGTGCTAATATAGCGAAACACTATACCTATTTAGCAACAAAACAGTGTCCGCTACCAAAAAATGTACAGCATTTAGCGTGGTTAGATTTGAATACGCACGACGGACAAGAATATTGGTTAGCCATGAATTTAGCGGGCGATTATGCAAAAGCATGTCACGATAGTATTCATAAACGAATTACCAAGTTGCTAGGTGTAAAACCATTAACTATGATTGAAAATCATCACAATTTTGCTTGGAAAGAACAAGTACATGGTGAAGAAAGAATTGTTCATAGAAAAGGAGCAACACCAGCAGGTAAAGGAGTTTTAGGAATAATTCCAGGTTCTATGACCGCACCAGGATTTATTGTTCGAGGTTTAGGAAACCAAGAAAGTTTGCAATCGGCATCACACGGAGCAGGTAGAAAACATTCTAGAAGAAAGTGTAAAGAGAAATTTACCAAAAGTGATATCAAACATCAATTAAAAATGAACGATGTTACGCTTATTGGAGGCGGAGTAGATGAAGCGCCCATGGCATACAAAAACATTAAAAAAATCATGGCGAATCAGCAAGAATTAGTTGAAGTTGTTGGAACATTTACACCAAAGATTGTACGAATGGATAGGTAA
- the prfH gene encoding peptide chain release factor H, which yields METKTIQFTAGRGPAECTWVVAKVLKRFIQNCRNAGIAYTILHQEKGVENGTVQSVSLQLKGENLTSFLKDWLGTIQWIGKSTFRKYHQRKNWFIGCFELECSNELKMHEKDIEFQAIRSSGPGGQHVNKVSSAVRAKHSITGIQVLVSESRSQHQNKKIAMQRLTEQLANFNIQQLQKNLQSKWENHLNLERGNPVQVFVGTDFKMQNNKKKYKKTRSQLKMICANN from the coding sequence ATGGAAACAAAAACAATTCAGTTTACAGCAGGACGAGGTCCGGCAGAATGTACTTGGGTAGTTGCAAAAGTGTTAAAAAGGTTCATTCAAAATTGTAGAAATGCAGGAATAGCATACACGATTCTGCACCAAGAAAAAGGGGTTGAAAACGGAACAGTTCAATCTGTTTCGTTGCAACTCAAAGGTGAAAATTTGACAAGCTTTTTAAAAGATTGGCTTGGCACCATACAATGGATAGGAAAATCGACATTCAGAAAATACCATCAACGTAAAAACTGGTTTATTGGTTGTTTTGAATTGGAGTGCAGTAATGAGCTGAAAATGCATGAAAAGGATATCGAGTTTCAAGCGATTCGAAGTTCTGGTCCAGGGGGGCAGCATGTAAACAAAGTGAGTTCGGCAGTTCGTGCAAAACACAGCATAACAGGAATTCAAGTATTGGTTTCAGAAAGTCGTTCACAGCATCAAAATAAAAAGATAGCGATGCAGCGATTAACAGAGCAGTTGGCAAATTTTAATATACAGCAATTACAAAAGAACCTACAAAGCAAATGGGAAAATCATCTGAATTTAGAAAGAGGAAATCCAGTACAAGTATTTGTTGGAACTGATTTTAAGATGCAAAACAACAAGAAAAAATATAAAAAGACACGCAGTCAATTGAAAATGATTTGCGCAAACAATTAA
- a CDS encoding 3'-5' exonuclease — protein sequence MNTSKILVIDLEATCWNGKIPSGQVSEIIEIGICLLDTEEGTISKNKGILITPERSEISSFCTQLTTITKELLDQEGISFKEACEYLRKEYNPKEYVWASYGFYDLKMMKNQCKIRKVEYPLSQEHINVKELFAEVKGLSKKVGMNGALHMLNFELEGTHHRGVDDARNIAKILNWCLKNKKYV from the coding sequence ATGAATACAAGTAAAATACTAGTAATAGACTTAGAAGCTACTTGTTGGAACGGAAAAATTCCTTCCGGACAAGTTAGCGAAATTATAGAAATAGGCATCTGTCTGTTAGACACAGAAGAGGGTACAATATCGAAAAACAAAGGAATTTTGATAACCCCTGAGCGATCGGAAATAAGTTCTTTTTGTACACAACTTACAACCATTACAAAAGAGTTATTAGATCAAGAAGGAATTTCATTTAAAGAAGCATGTGAATACTTAAGAAAAGAATACAACCCCAAAGAATATGTTTGGGCCAGTTATGGTTTTTATGATTTGAAGATGATGAAAAATCAATGTAAAATCAGAAAAGTTGAATATCCTTTATCTCAAGAACATATAAATGTAAAAGAACTCTTTGCAGAAGTAAAAGGTCTTTCTAAAAAGGTTGGTATGAATGGAGCTTTACACATGCTAAATTTTGAGTTAGAAGGAACGCATCACCGTGGGGTAGATGACGCCAGAAATATTGCGAAAATTCTGAATTGGTGCCTCAAGAACAAAAAGTATGTTTAA